The following proteins are co-located in the Gordonia polyisoprenivorans genome:
- a CDS encoding acyl-CoA dehydrogenase family protein has product MGERSSWENDDLSALRDLARSFCEKEVKPNIDKFIDQHHVDRDLWNKAGELGLLCMSIPEEYGGGGGTFAHEAVLIEEQARIADSSWGVSLHNGIVAHYLLQYGSEEQKQTWLPKMASGEVVGAIAMTEPGTGSDLQNVKTKAIAQGDEYVIDGSKTFITNGAQADLIIVVAKTDASEGAKGISLILVEADREGFRRGRVLDKVGQRGQDTSELFFDGVRVPTSNLLGSEEGQGFIQLMQQLPQERLIIAVASVAGMETALRHTLAYTKERTAFGRPIFGFQNTKFKLAEVATESRIARVFVDDCITKHIDGKLDIPTVAMAKWWTSDRAMVVADECLQLFGGYGYMNEYPIARMWADQRVQKIYAGTNEIMKEIIARTL; this is encoded by the coding sequence ATGGGCGAACGCTCTTCCTGGGAAAACGACGACCTGAGCGCCTTGCGTGACCTTGCCCGCAGCTTCTGCGAGAAGGAGGTCAAGCCCAATATCGACAAGTTCATCGACCAGCATCACGTCGACCGTGACCTCTGGAACAAGGCCGGCGAACTCGGTCTGCTGTGCATGTCGATTCCGGAGGAGTACGGAGGCGGCGGGGGTACCTTCGCCCATGAAGCGGTACTCATCGAGGAGCAGGCGCGCATCGCCGACTCCTCGTGGGGCGTCAGCCTGCACAACGGCATCGTCGCCCACTACCTGCTCCAGTACGGGTCGGAGGAGCAGAAGCAGACGTGGCTGCCCAAGATGGCCAGCGGTGAAGTCGTCGGGGCCATCGCCATGACCGAACCCGGCACCGGATCCGACCTGCAGAACGTCAAGACCAAGGCGATCGCGCAGGGCGACGAGTACGTCATCGACGGGTCGAAGACCTTCATCACCAACGGCGCCCAGGCCGATCTGATCATCGTCGTGGCCAAGACCGACGCGAGCGAGGGCGCCAAAGGCATCTCCCTGATCCTCGTCGAGGCCGACCGTGAGGGATTCCGCCGCGGACGCGTGCTCGACAAGGTGGGGCAGCGCGGCCAGGACACCTCGGAACTGTTCTTCGACGGTGTGCGGGTGCCCACGAGCAACCTTCTCGGTAGCGAGGAGGGGCAGGGTTTCATCCAGCTCATGCAGCAGCTGCCGCAGGAACGTCTCATCATCGCCGTCGCGTCGGTCGCCGGGATGGAGACCGCACTGCGGCACACGCTGGCCTACACGAAGGAACGAACGGCGTTCGGGCGCCCCATCTTCGGTTTCCAGAACACGAAATTCAAACTCGCCGAGGTGGCGACCGAATCGCGGATCGCACGCGTCTTCGTCGACGACTGCATCACCAAACACATCGACGGCAAGCTCGACATCCCGACCGTGGCGATGGCCAAATGGTGGACCAGCGACCGTGCCATGGTCGTCGCCGACGAATGTCTGCAGTTGTTCGGCGGCTACGGCTACATGAACGAGTACCCCATCGCCCGGATGTGGGCCGATCAGCGCGTCCAGAAGATCTACGCCGGAACCAACGAGATCATGAAGGAGATCATCGCGCGGACGCTCTGA
- a CDS encoding permease, with translation MSDNPSTVVPDDKRQGGLPSWAVKTIAIAVVVVLAVIAYFILAAFLPRWWSQKIGSAVDQSITTGSFYGIAFGVVCTLVSLLLLALAWRARRWGQTRYWALAFVVLAVVASIPNLLTLTVVAGGGSGAHAGERILDVEAPGFRGGTLVGVIIAAVIFAVGLFLWIRLRRRRRAASTTAVTSTQPPA, from the coding sequence ATGAGCGACAACCCCTCGACCGTGGTGCCCGACGACAAGCGCCAGGGTGGACTCCCGTCGTGGGCGGTCAAAACCATCGCCATCGCCGTGGTCGTCGTGCTGGCGGTCATCGCGTACTTCATCCTGGCGGCGTTCCTGCCGCGCTGGTGGTCGCAGAAGATCGGTTCCGCGGTGGATCAGAGCATCACCACCGGCAGCTTCTACGGCATCGCGTTCGGGGTGGTGTGCACGCTCGTCTCACTCCTGTTGCTGGCCCTCGCCTGGCGCGCGCGGCGCTGGGGTCAGACCCGGTACTGGGCGTTGGCCTTCGTCGTGCTCGCCGTCGTCGCGTCGATACCGAATCTGCTCACCCTGACCGTCGTCGCCGGCGGCGGCAGCGGGGCGCACGCCGGTGAGCGCATCCTCGACGTCGAGGCCCCGGGATTCCGCGGGGGCACCCTGGTCGGCGTGATCATCGCCGCGGTGATCTTCGCCGTCGGCCTGTTCCTGTGGATTCGGCTCCGTCGCCGGCGCCGCGCGGCCTCCACCACCGCCGTAACCTCGACCCAGCCGCCCGCCTGA
- a CDS encoding L,D-transpeptidase yields the protein MGNGRTRLRSSLMIGGLLVAVIALVTSCSQKPQYSNAVGSSVLYDDLLKPGVEITEWNEQTLADNAVGIQPGAPIRVRASEGALTGVRIGKADGSTVRGTLSENGTEWVSGEPLGYNRTYTLTADAAGVGGSTTKEVSFTTRAPSNLTQAYLTPNNGETVGVGQPVAVKFDEAITNRRAAQNAIRITTNPPVQGAFYWISDTEVRWRPAEYWKPGTTVDVAVNTYGIDLGGGLFGQENLKSSFKIGRSMIITADDNTKQVTFVQDGKVVRSMPTSMGKESTPTDNGVYLVSDKHDNIIMDSSTYGVPVGSADGYRTPVDYATRMSYSGIFFHSAPWSVWAQGNTNTSHGCLNLSPDNALWVMNNTLRGDPVIVKNTVGGTLSGTDGLGDWNIPWAVWSKGNA from the coding sequence ATGGGGAACGGTCGGACTCGGCTGCGGTCATCGTTGATGATCGGTGGGCTTCTGGTGGCGGTCATCGCGCTGGTGACCTCGTGCTCTCAGAAGCCGCAATACTCCAACGCGGTCGGCAGTTCGGTGCTCTACGACGATCTCCTCAAGCCGGGGGTCGAGATCACCGAGTGGAACGAGCAGACGCTCGCCGACAACGCCGTCGGAATCCAGCCGGGCGCACCGATTCGGGTGCGGGCGAGCGAGGGTGCGCTGACCGGTGTCCGCATCGGCAAGGCGGACGGCTCCACGGTGCGGGGGACCCTGTCGGAGAACGGCACGGAATGGGTCAGCGGAGAACCGCTGGGCTACAACCGCACCTACACACTGACCGCCGATGCAGCCGGCGTCGGCGGCTCCACGACCAAAGAGGTCTCGTTCACCACGCGGGCGCCGAGCAACCTCACGCAGGCCTATCTGACGCCCAACAACGGGGAGACCGTGGGTGTCGGCCAACCCGTGGCCGTGAAGTTCGACGAGGCGATCACCAACCGCCGCGCAGCGCAGAACGCGATCCGGATCACCACGAATCCGCCGGTGCAGGGCGCCTTCTACTGGATCAGCGACACCGAGGTGCGCTGGCGTCCGGCCGAGTACTGGAAGCCCGGCACCACCGTGGACGTAGCGGTGAACACCTACGGCATCGACCTCGGCGGCGGACTGTTCGGTCAGGAGAATCTCAAGTCCTCCTTCAAGATCGGCCGGTCGATGATCATCACGGCCGACGACAACACCAAGCAGGTCACCTTCGTGCAGGACGGCAAGGTCGTCCGCAGCATGCCGACGTCGATGGGTAAGGAATCCACCCCCACCGACAACGGCGTGTACCTCGTCTCGGACAAGCACGACAACATCATCATGGACTCGTCGACCTACGGTGTGCCCGTCGGCTCGGCCGACGGCTATCGGACGCCGGTGGACTACGCGACCCGAATGTCCTACAGCGGCATATTCTTCCACTCCGCTCCCTGGTCGGTGTGGGCCCAGGGCAACACCAACACCAGCCATGGCTGCCTGAACCTGAGCCCGGACAACGCCCTGTGGGTCATGAACAACACGCTGCGCGGTGATCCGGTCATCGTGAAGAACACCGTCGGCGGCACGCTGTCGGGCACCGACGGACTCGGGGACTGGAACATCCCGTGGGCGGTGTGGTCGAAGGGCAATGCCTGA
- a CDS encoding TetR/AcrR family transcriptional regulator: MTETASVPTLRATAPSAPAPRPSSPTRWGDRDQRRADILTAGRRLLDGGGYSALRMREVAKGAGISLGAVYRYYPNKESLFVALHTRHLAAMMDDLDEQLRQSTGFVEAFTHFAAAYRTGFLAFGREFDAQNVINDDARVPAELVDDLRAAIARILRALHDTLTRFGYTGDPDRAMTLLWATVSGLANHYATARAEFVAVDWDAAVSFAISTLACGLGLDPTRS, translated from the coding sequence GTGACCGAGACGGCGTCTGTACCCACGCTGCGCGCCACCGCCCCGTCCGCACCTGCCCCGCGTCCTTCGTCTCCGACACGCTGGGGCGATCGTGACCAACGCCGCGCCGACATTCTCACCGCCGGTCGTCGCCTGTTGGACGGCGGCGGATACTCCGCGTTACGCATGCGTGAGGTGGCCAAGGGTGCCGGGATATCCCTCGGTGCGGTCTACCGGTACTACCCCAACAAAGAGAGCCTCTTCGTCGCGTTGCATACCCGCCACCTTGCGGCGATGATGGACGACCTCGACGAACAGCTGCGGCAATCAACGGGATTCGTCGAGGCCTTCACCCATTTCGCCGCCGCCTACCGCACCGGATTCCTCGCCTTCGGCCGCGAGTTCGACGCGCAGAACGTGATCAACGACGACGCCCGGGTTCCCGCAGAACTCGTCGACGATCTCCGAGCGGCCATCGCCCGTATCCTGCGAGCCCTGCACGACACGCTCACCCGGTTCGGCTATACCGGCGACCCCGATCGCGCTATGACCCTGCTGTGGGCGACGGTCAGCGGACTGGCCAATCACTACGCCACCGCCAGAGCAGAATTCGTCGCGGTCGACTGGGACGCCGCCGTCTCGTTCGCCATCTCCACGTTGGCGTGCGGCCTCGGCCTCGACCCGACCCGCAGCTGA
- a CDS encoding L,D-transpeptidase: MTRARGSYARNALLVLTAGAVATVLPGCTASSSYPDATGNAPALSSLGQPSISVTGWADRPLKDNAVGVMPGAPLTVTAHDGNLRSVVVTGSDGPVPGTVSADGSTWTAKGPLDFDDQYTLTAAAQGVDGAGAKKLTFSTASAESTATASTVTAENETVGIGQPVMINFDQPVTNKLNAQRAIQVTTNPPVEGAFYWVNDSMVRWRPEHFWAPGTKVNVKVNTKGIDLGGGVYGDNNLTTDFTVGRALVASADDKTHMITVSINGKVVRTMPTSMGKDSSPTNNGIYIVAERDPSVIMDSSTYGVPVSSPGGYRETVYDATRISFSGIYIHSAPWSLGDQGVDDVSNGCLNVSPANAEWFLNTALRGDIVTVKNAVGPILPGDDGLGDWNVPWSVWKKGNATDG; the protein is encoded by the coding sequence GTGACCCGAGCGCGGGGCTCATACGCCCGAAACGCGCTCCTCGTACTCACCGCCGGCGCCGTCGCGACCGTTTTGCCCGGTTGCACGGCGTCGTCGTCGTATCCCGACGCCACCGGGAACGCGCCTGCGTTGAGTTCGTTGGGGCAGCCGAGTATCTCCGTCACCGGGTGGGCCGACCGTCCCCTCAAGGACAACGCGGTGGGCGTGATGCCGGGCGCACCACTGACCGTGACCGCCCACGACGGCAATCTGCGATCGGTCGTCGTCACCGGATCGGACGGGCCGGTGCCCGGTACCGTCTCCGCCGACGGCTCCACCTGGACCGCCAAGGGGCCATTGGACTTCGACGACCAGTACACCCTGACCGCCGCGGCGCAGGGCGTCGACGGCGCGGGTGCGAAGAAGCTGACGTTCAGTACCGCCTCCGCCGAATCGACCGCCACCGCATCGACGGTGACCGCCGAGAACGAGACCGTGGGCATCGGTCAGCCGGTGATGATCAATTTCGATCAGCCGGTCACCAACAAGCTCAACGCGCAGCGGGCCATCCAGGTCACCACCAACCCGCCGGTGGAGGGTGCGTTCTACTGGGTCAACGACTCGATGGTGCGTTGGCGTCCCGAGCATTTCTGGGCGCCGGGAACCAAGGTCAATGTCAAGGTCAACACCAAGGGCATCGACCTCGGTGGCGGCGTCTACGGCGACAACAACCTCACCACCGACTTCACCGTCGGTCGCGCGCTCGTCGCGTCCGCCGATGACAAGACGCACATGATCACCGTGTCCATCAACGGCAAGGTCGTGCGGACGATGCCGACCTCGATGGGCAAGGATTCGAGTCCCACCAACAACGGCATCTACATCGTGGCCGAACGGGATCCGAGCGTCATCATGGACTCCTCGACCTACGGAGTGCCGGTCAGCTCGCCGGGCGGCTACCGCGAGACCGTCTACGACGCGACGCGAATCTCGTTCAGCGGCATCTACATTCACTCGGCTCCGTGGTCGCTCGGCGATCAGGGCGTCGACGACGTGAGCAACGGCTGCCTCAATGTCAGTCCCGCCAATGCCGAGTGGTTCCTCAACACGGCCCTGCGCGGCGACATCGTGACGGTGAAGAACGCTGTGGGACCGATCCTTCCGGGTGACGACGGCCTCGGTGACTGGAACGTCCCGTGGTCGGTGTGGAAGAAGGGCAACGCCACCGACGGATGA
- a CDS encoding ABC1 kinase family protein, producing the protein MSDSAGRLRRANSFGRMMVGHTVRTTTTRATAPLRSADANVRRRDDAILSLADDLVRVLGPMKGAALKIGQIIAMFDFGLSNRTTRDEFAARLALLFDGVVPMEWSAIEKVLARELGRGLRRLDIDPKPLAAASLGQVHFAMLDGTMPVVVKVQYPGIDSAVRADLKNLKLFAKVGGPVMPGLNLDAIIDAIAVEVARECDYIAEAGNQARAWSLCVDHPCWKVPRVFPEMSTARVMVSEFFDGVQFADIASGDRDRAEHAAEAIYRFYGGGVYERGEFCADPHPGNVLGLPDGRLGFIDFGLYVRMSAESLADQTRVLRALIEGRYHDAYRDCRDLGMATAGSVGEADIVSMMSDIGFWFLTEDQVTITKDVARRAVTSLFVPGSAHLDTTRHTALPTDHIFSRRTDLAVCGLLGQLNATNRWGAIIREWIEGRPPATEMGAEIQRWRQG; encoded by the coding sequence GTGAGCGACTCTGCCGGGCGACTGCGGCGGGCCAACAGTTTCGGGCGAATGATGGTCGGCCACACGGTGCGAACCACGACGACACGTGCCACGGCGCCGCTGCGGAGCGCCGACGCGAATGTGCGCAGGCGTGACGACGCCATTCTGTCGCTCGCCGACGATCTGGTGCGAGTACTCGGCCCGATGAAGGGTGCCGCGCTCAAGATCGGACAGATCATCGCGATGTTCGATTTCGGCCTGTCCAACCGGACGACGCGCGACGAGTTCGCGGCCCGTCTGGCGCTACTGTTCGATGGGGTGGTGCCGATGGAGTGGTCGGCCATCGAGAAGGTGCTCGCCCGCGAGCTCGGCCGCGGTCTGCGCCGACTGGATATCGACCCCAAACCGCTCGCGGCCGCCTCACTCGGCCAGGTCCATTTCGCGATGCTCGACGGCACGATGCCGGTCGTGGTGAAGGTGCAGTACCCCGGGATCGATTCCGCGGTGCGCGCCGACCTCAAGAACCTCAAGCTCTTCGCAAAGGTGGGCGGCCCGGTGATGCCGGGTCTGAATCTCGACGCGATCATCGACGCGATCGCCGTCGAGGTCGCGCGTGAGTGCGACTACATCGCCGAGGCCGGTAACCAGGCGAGGGCGTGGTCTCTGTGTGTCGATCATCCGTGCTGGAAGGTGCCGCGCGTGTTCCCTGAGATGAGTACGGCGCGGGTGATGGTGAGTGAGTTCTTCGATGGTGTGCAATTCGCCGACATCGCCTCCGGGGATCGCGACCGTGCGGAGCACGCGGCAGAAGCGATCTACCGCTTCTACGGAGGTGGGGTCTACGAGAGAGGGGAGTTCTGCGCCGACCCGCACCCGGGAAACGTGCTCGGTCTGCCCGACGGCCGGCTGGGTTTCATCGACTTCGGGCTCTACGTTCGGATGTCGGCGGAGTCGCTCGCCGACCAGACACGAGTACTACGCGCGCTCATCGAGGGGCGATACCATGATGCGTACCGCGACTGCCGGGACCTGGGTATGGCCACTGCCGGATCGGTCGGTGAGGCGGACATCGTCTCGATGATGAGCGACATCGGATTTTGGTTTCTGACGGAGGATCAGGTGACGATCACGAAAGACGTTGCGCGCCGCGCCGTCACGTCGTTGTTCGTCCCGGGTTCCGCGCATCTGGACACCACTCGCCATACCGCGTTGCCCACCGACCACATCTTCTCGCGCCGCACCGACCTGGCCGTCTGCGGACTTCTCGGACAGCTCAACGCGACCAATCGCTGGGGTGCGATCATCCGGGAGTGGATCGAAGGGCGTCCGCCCGCAACCGAGATGGGGGCCGAGATCCAGCGGTGGCGTCAGGGTTGA
- a CDS encoding TetR/AcrR family transcriptional regulator, translating into MTAQTKADKTRRDSRPARERISAAAFDILCEDGYDAASVSAIARRAGISTGAVYQHFADKQEIFDTAFDEAVVTLMSAIDPDSLAQLPEDRAQTVDLVQIIVQRGFELVGTQPRVLKFIVSQCSSNDVEIRHRILGLEAMAVDRIGDGIRRAVEHGWIVADPNSVDLVARTLLVVLVAMVTASPQSAPTPNRTTRDAFAATCDAVLRRGLIPDFGELEIESLETALAELTNEQRRVDLAVYHPHDRRSRLLDAALELYALQGYRRVRPADVAATAGLGYGTFYNYFDNRRECLQQVLDRELLIVGGLVAMVTPIPSSHAGMVADLTHLVARVAMYAEERGARLASVILDTSGIDSAALQFITGAFSRLAQILADYLFRCRNAGLLDDRVDPEAAGALLMAALVAICLHYVQESPQVPSVKMVTDTIVRTIGWGAEHSF; encoded by the coding sequence ATGACGGCACAGACGAAGGCGGACAAGACTCGTCGGGATTCACGGCCCGCGCGAGAGCGCATTTCTGCGGCCGCATTCGACATCCTGTGCGAGGACGGGTACGACGCGGCGAGCGTCTCGGCGATAGCCCGCCGTGCCGGCATCAGTACCGGTGCCGTGTACCAGCACTTCGCCGACAAACAGGAGATCTTCGATACCGCTTTCGACGAGGCGGTGGTCACCCTCATGTCGGCGATCGACCCGGACTCGCTCGCACAGCTCCCCGAGGATCGCGCACAGACGGTGGATCTGGTGCAGATCATCGTCCAGCGTGGGTTCGAACTCGTCGGCACGCAGCCGCGTGTCCTGAAGTTCATTGTTTCCCAATGTAGTTCGAACGATGTCGAGATCCGGCACCGCATCCTCGGACTCGAGGCGATGGCGGTCGACAGGATCGGCGACGGCATCCGCCGAGCCGTCGAACACGGGTGGATCGTCGCCGACCCGAATTCCGTCGACCTCGTCGCCCGCACCCTGCTGGTCGTGTTGGTGGCGATGGTCACCGCGTCGCCGCAGTCGGCGCCGACCCCGAACCGCACCACCCGGGACGCGTTTGCCGCGACCTGCGACGCCGTGCTGCGTCGAGGGCTGATTCCCGATTTCGGCGAACTCGAGATCGAGTCGCTGGAAACGGCTCTGGCGGAGCTCACGAACGAACAACGCCGTGTGGACCTGGCCGTGTACCACCCGCACGACCGTCGGTCACGCCTGCTCGACGCGGCGCTCGAACTGTACGCCCTGCAGGGGTACCGACGGGTCCGCCCCGCCGATGTGGCTGCCACCGCGGGGCTGGGATACGGCACCTTTTACAACTACTTCGACAATCGCCGCGAATGCCTGCAGCAGGTGCTCGACCGAGAACTGCTGATCGTCGGGGGACTGGTCGCCATGGTGACGCCGATCCCTTCCTCGCACGCGGGTATGGTCGCCGATCTCACCCATCTGGTCGCGCGGGTGGCGATGTATGCCGAGGAACGGGGTGCACGACTCGCAAGCGTCATCCTCGACACCTCCGGGATCGATTCGGCTGCACTGCAGTTCATCACCGGAGCGTTCTCCCGTCTCGCGCAGATTCTCGCCGACTACCTCTTTCGCTGCCGTAATGCGGGGCTACTGGACGATCGTGTCGATCCGGAGGCCGCCGGAGCGTTGCTGATGGCCGCACTGGTCGCGATCTGCCTCCACTACGTGCAGGAGAGCCCGCAGGTGCCCTCGGTCAAGATGGTCACCGACACCATCGTGCGAACCATCGGCTGGGGGGCCGAGCACAGCTTCTGA
- a CDS encoding serine hydrolase has product MKSAIIITVVTIVTVLLTELTAATDRPLAHADAPLTECPSTAASDTSTIPGWLGYIAEHRTDVALDLRTLTGERIALNSDTRFPTASAIKIVHLAAYAAAVEADRVNPQDTVDVGQWQRWYFPLDGGAHREALRHLGIPQTDNGIALDPGRRVSYAQLADVMIRFSDSAAPDLLRAHLGDDALRSVMDRYGISGPVPSLLGLYLGVVDPALRTPADQDRAAQRFHDDPAVAASYWARLASVDQSDTTRTASSITATASSLTSLMSAIADGSFGPGSALARGVLEFQGRRPDGSVLGFKGGSLPGVLTEVFEYHAPDGRIAVGTMMVRNMSRDAQDRDQFTHQRLLLGALTDPAISAALRCVV; this is encoded by the coding sequence ATGAAGAGCGCGATCATCATCACCGTCGTCACGATCGTCACGGTTCTACTCACCGAACTGACGGCCGCCACCGATCGGCCGCTCGCGCACGCCGACGCTCCGCTCACCGAATGCCCGAGCACCGCGGCGTCGGACACCTCCACCATTCCGGGCTGGCTCGGCTACATCGCCGAGCACCGCACCGATGTCGCCCTGGACCTGCGGACCCTCACCGGCGAGCGGATCGCGCTCAACTCCGACACCCGGTTCCCGACCGCCTCGGCGATCAAGATCGTCCATCTCGCCGCCTACGCCGCCGCGGTCGAGGCAGATCGCGTGAACCCGCAGGACACCGTCGACGTCGGGCAGTGGCAGCGGTGGTACTTTCCCCTCGACGGTGGCGCACACCGAGAGGCGTTGCGCCATCTGGGAATCCCGCAGACCGACAATGGAATCGCCCTCGATCCCGGCCGACGGGTGAGCTATGCCCAACTCGCCGACGTGATGATCCGCTTCTCCGACTCCGCGGCACCGGACCTGTTACGCGCACACCTCGGCGACGACGCACTGCGGTCGGTGATGGATCGCTACGGGATCTCCGGGCCTGTTCCCAGCCTGCTCGGCCTGTACCTCGGCGTCGTCGACCCCGCACTGCGGACCCCGGCCGACCAGGACCGGGCCGCACAGCGGTTCCACGACGACCCGGCAGTTGCCGCGTCGTATTGGGCACGGCTGGCATCTGTCGACCAGTCCGACACCACACGGACTGCGTCGTCGATCACCGCAACGGCGTCGTCCCTGACCTCTCTGATGTCGGCGATCGCCGACGGCAGCTTCGGACCGGGGTCGGCGCTCGCCCGCGGCGTGCTGGAGTTCCAGGGCCGCCGGCCCGACGGGTCGGTCCTGGGTTTCAAGGGCGGCAGTCTGCCGGGGGTGCTCACCGAGGTCTTCGAGTATCACGCCCCCGATGGCCGGATCGCGGTCGGAACAATGATGGTACGCAACATGTCTCGCGACGCACAGGACCGTGACCAGTTCACCCACCAGCGCCTGCTCCTCGGCGCCCTGACCGATCCTGCGATCTCCGCCGCGCTACGGTGCGTGGTGTGA
- the orn gene encoding oligoribonuclease produces MQDKLVWIDCEMTGLELGSDKLIEIAALVTDGDLNILGDGVDVVIHADDDALAAMPEVVRKMHAASGLTEEVRRSTVTLAEAEKLVLDYLRTQISASGAVPLAGNSIATDRGFIARDMPDLDSFLHYRMVDVSSIKELCRRWYPKIYFGQPEKGLAHRALADIRESIRELAYYRAAAFVAAPGPDTDRLHQIVADLGPA; encoded by the coding sequence GTGCAGGACAAATTGGTGTGGATCGATTGCGAAATGACCGGACTCGAACTCGGATCGGACAAGTTGATCGAGATCGCGGCACTGGTCACCGACGGTGACCTCAACATCCTCGGCGACGGCGTCGACGTCGTGATTCATGCCGACGACGACGCTCTCGCCGCGATGCCCGAGGTGGTGCGGAAGATGCACGCCGCGTCGGGCCTCACCGAGGAGGTCCGGCGCTCCACCGTCACGCTGGCCGAAGCCGAGAAGCTGGTGCTCGATTACCTGCGGACCCAGATCTCCGCATCCGGTGCGGTCCCCCTCGCCGGCAACTCGATCGCCACCGACCGCGGGTTCATCGCCCGTGACATGCCCGACCTGGACAGCTTTCTGCACTACCGGATGGTCGACGTCAGCTCGATCAAGGAACTGTGCCGTCGCTGGTACCCGAAGATCTACTTCGGCCAACCGGAGAAGGGCCTCGCCCACCGCGCACTGGCAGACATCCGTGAGTCGATCCGCGAACTCGCGTATTACCGAGCCGCAGCCTTCGTCGCGGCCCCCGGCCCTGACACCGATCGACTCCACCAGATCGTCGCCGATCTCGGCCCCGCCTGA
- a CDS encoding ArsR/SmtB family transcription factor, with protein sequence MSDDLQSVVQALTDRVERLEALVGNDERRGPEVGDADPTTGTSATIAPDGSPPTSERTLHENTVTYQGSVDLAGPVWWRIGYDAAAILDLPAATIADVFAAMGHPSRLEILRILLRRNASVAELQAAGDFGTSGQLYHHLKILTAASLVVKVGRNEYGIAATHVVPILVALLSAGDISGVLRTPPPHIAPCCEALVRASAR encoded by the coding sequence GTGAGCGACGACCTCCAGTCCGTGGTGCAGGCGTTGACCGACCGCGTCGAACGCCTCGAAGCCCTCGTCGGGAACGACGAACGTCGTGGCCCGGAGGTCGGCGACGCCGACCCGACGACGGGGACCAGCGCCACGATCGCGCCGGACGGAAGCCCGCCGACCTCCGAGCGAACCCTGCACGAGAACACGGTCACCTACCAGGGCAGCGTCGACCTCGCGGGTCCGGTCTGGTGGCGGATCGGCTACGACGCGGCCGCGATCCTGGATCTTCCCGCCGCCACCATCGCGGATGTCTTTGCGGCGATGGGGCACCCCAGCCGCCTGGAGATCCTCCGAATCCTGTTGCGCCGCAATGCATCGGTGGCCGAACTCCAGGCCGCCGGGGACTTCGGGACCTCAGGGCAGCTCTATCATCACCTGAAGATCCTCACCGCGGCGTCACTGGTGGTGAAAGTGGGACGAAACGAGTACGGCATCGCTGCCACCCACGTCGTCCCGATCCTGGTCGCCCTGCTGAGCGCCGGGGACATCAGCGGCGTGCTGCGAACCCCACCTCCGCACATCGCGCCTTGCTGCGAGGCACTCGTCAGAGCGTCCGCGCGATGA